From Rhododendron vialii isolate Sample 1 chromosome 7a, ASM3025357v1:
GGTCATTGCTTGTGCAAATGAGATGTGTGGAATGTATATAAATGCAGGAAAATCTGATGGAGTGTGTATCTCTCCCGGTGGCCGCTTTCCCCCATTTGCAAATCAAGGAAAACCTCCAAGAAAAGCAACCAAGGGACCCAAAGATTTGACGCTTTGCAGGGTATTCAGCAAAAAGACATGCTGTGATGTAACCCAGACGCATCCGGCTTTGTTATCCATTAGGAGGTTGGCTTTAACTGGGGAAGCTAGCCAGGAGTGCTTGCAGCTGTGGGAATTGTTGGAGTGTTCTATTTGTGATCCCGGTGTTGGTGTACAGCTGGGACCTCCTGTAATATGTGACACTCTTTGTGATAGAGTGTACAAGGCCTGCTCTAACGCATACTACTCCATGGATGCAAAGACACAGGTGCGTAGTACTGTAATACGGAATTTATGGATACTGTATGCCCTATTTGGATGATTGGAATGGAAGACAAGGAATGGGATTCTAGTTGCATCTCATTGGTAGCAAGCACAATGCAAATGTTATTCAAGTGTCCATTATAGAAATGTGGAAATTGGGTCCCCAATcgccagtgttctaaatggtggtcggcgctagtcgggcggcgACCCGCCGCAAAGCGCCTAGGTGCCGCCGAGCGATTCggcattttttttcaaattttttttttataaatatttttaaggcaATCAAGCCCCGCCAAGACGGCTGCCTAGCTCCGCCAAATCTCCCTTAGCCGCCAAGTTCTGCCAAGACGGCCGCCAAGCTCCGCCAAATCTCCCTATCTGCCGAACGAGCCTGAAGGATTGTGAGAGGCTCCCGTGGGGAATCGTGGAAACAAAATTCCAGCATGTTTTTATATCAATAACTCTAGTGTCTgagccagcttacgcgcacctcgactaatcgtCATTCGAATTGCCTACCTATAATAACTTGTTTTGGTCAACCCAAATCTAGGAATGAAAGTCATCCAGAGTATATCTGCAGAGTGGATTAATTGCCATGGAGAACCGCAGTCCAGTTGGTACATCTGCAGTGTGGCTTAATTATGCCATCTGATGTACTGGTAACATACTTCTAGAGTGAAACTTATCTCTGGACTCTGATGTTGAAGGACATGATTGTTAGTAATGGATATCCTGTCAGGGTCATCCAAGAAAAGACCTCTAAGGTGggctaaaaaatgagttatgCAAGTCTCTAGCCAATCTTGGATTGGAAGTCGGATTGTCTCCTCGTCATCAAACATGATCCTATTGTCATACCCCATGTGTTTTTTCCTTTACTGTGTCAATTGCATTCCTGGATGCTATGTGTATTCTCTCGATCAGAGGCTTTTATGTTTTCTGTTGAATCTAATAGTTTCATTGACAGTTCCCGacaatttccattttccatgATTGCACGTAATACTAGGTTCTTGCGCCTTGTGGAGTAGGCGACTTTGTTTGTGGTAGAGCCTCTGAATGGACCTCAAATGGCACAGAGCTCTGCTGGGCTGCAGGTTTTTCTGTTAAGCCATCTAATGATATTGAAGAAACATCTTGCTATGGTGGAAAGGCTAGTCTAGATTCTATTGCTGATTCGTGGCGGGCTTCTAAATCTGGGGAACCACAGAATGCTGAGAGCTCTGGAGTGTGGAAAGATTTCCAGCAATGGGCGAGGGAAATGCCTTTTAGTGAAAGAGTTTGTTGGGCAGTGGGAGGAATGGTTCTTACTGCGGGGCTTTTCTTCACAAGGTTAGATTACTATCTTGTCGGTGGTTATGAATGTTTTCATTGCAGCGTTTTCCCTCATGCTTAGATTCATATTTCACATACTATTCCTCTGATCCTTTCTTTGTCATTTCAAAGTCTTCAATTGTAGAAAGTACTTATTTGGTGGTGCTTGCATAATTTTCTAAACCTAAAAGCTCCACTTATAATTTCGTACAGGTCTGTTGGTATTTTAAAATTAGAGGGGATTGGTGTtttagccgaccccaagtgattgggacataaggcttggcttggtttggtttagggGATTTGGTGTTGCTTCTTGAGATAGAGACGTTTTTGGCACACTCGATGTGTTCATAGTTACGCGGCTTACGCATCTGCTGGTGTCTTAAATGAAACTGTTACTAATCTTCCAACACTAAAGACAATTgtgtttcttattttctatCTACGTGACTGCTTGAGAAATAATGTAGCTTATCATGACTTCTATTTCTCACTTTGCCTTTCTTAGTTTAATGCAGACAAGGTACACAATAAAGAATTATGTGTTCACTTTAAGTATTCTACTTCAATCCCTCTTCCGCTGCCTCTTAATTCTCTGCATATGCAGTTTTCCCGAAAGATACTCTAGTTGGGCAAAGACTGAGTGAACCTTATAATGTTGCATATTTGGCATATGTTACTTACTCTAAATCTTTTGGTACATGCAGTAGAAGGAAGAGCCATAATCAGCGCCAGAAGCAGGCAGCTATTCAACGCACTGCTAGGAAACTCGAATCGAAGGTTAGTCAAAAGTCTCCTGTTATTCGAGGAAATAGAAAGTGAAGTCTGAAGTAGTGTACCCTTTGAAAGTGAACATATGTTTTTTCCTGTTCAGGTAAGTTTCAGAATGTTGTATTATggctaatttttgtttttcctccCTATATATGTGCTATTTTGTTATACTGTTTGGGGAGATTTTGGAGTCCTCAACTAGGACGAATTTATGCAGTATCTGTATTAGTTCTTCGACAAGGGCCTGTAGTATCATCAGGTGCAGCAGTGTCTTAGTTCCTGGAACCTACTCTTACATTGCggcttgatttttatttttaattttttttggttttgagtttttcaAGGTGCCTTAAAAGCATCACTAGTCATAGTTTACCAACACCACAAAGCCATGCCTACTGTGCAAACCTTAATTTTGCATAATCTTTGTTCTGCCAAGGAATTTGTATTCGTGAAATTGGTCACGTGGAGTCTAATCTCTCCTATTTTCGGGTCGTTGAAACTAGTTACATTCTTTTTTGGATGAAATTTGTTGAATTCCTGTTGTTTActgaatacaatcacttttttttttacaatcacATATTTTCTGTGTTATTTTTGTTCGATAACGTATAGGGACATAGCATGAGCTGAAAGCAGAAAGTTTTTGTACTTATCTGAGTTACATATGATTTGCAAAACCAGAAAGAGAACAAATTAGTTGAGATAGAGTGATCAACTGTTGTCCATCTTATTTCTCTGTAGGTTTGTGTGTATTTTGTTCTCTTTGAGGGCTTCATTGTTCCAAGTCCATGTAGGGCAGCTAAAATGGGTTAGAAGCTAGATCATATAATCCTACAGTATGACTCTCCACTCATGTTCCTCGCTCTCATGAATTTTAATAGTACACTTTGGAGTGTCTTCTAAAGGGGCTTTAGGCTCTCGCTTTTGCACACGCTCATGCACGCAACCCTCTGATTGTACAGCAACGTTACTTTTAGTATTGGTACGTTAGGAGGGAGATCTTGGCAAATAGCGCAACACATGAACCCTCAACCTCCTAGTGAGGAATTAAGGTTTTTGCCAACTGAGCTGCAATTGCAATATGTTAGGTGTTTCCTTTAACGTTATTTCGGCACACAATCACGTTCTGGGGCATTGTGGTTGGCATGCCATGCTAGAAGGGAGAAAGACTTGAATCTAATCGTATTTTTACGCGAAAAGAGATTACGTTCTGCAGGGTTGCGCCGTGTATTTGGGTTCGATGGATGTCTACTTAACAAATGCTACCTCAGCACATTGTTCTTCCCCGCATGGATGTGCCCTCATCTGATCCTTCCTTCCCTCACAATCGTCTTTGCTTGACTTCCCCTCAACCAGCAGCCGACCACCAGTGAAACCGCAAACAACAGCATCCCTTCCCCTCTATCTTCCCCCTAGCACCACCGCCGACGGACCCCTCACCTAGTGCTGTTCTCTCCTCCCTGGTCCACCACTCGTATACGAATATATACAACTTATGTGAACGATCAAAAGCCCTAGATTTGCATGTCACTAGCAATTGCACACCGTGATCAATGATAGCAAAGTTAAGAATGGAAAAGGCATGACTTCAGTCGATTAAAGGAAAAGGCATGGCGTGGCTCACCAATGGTGGGGtttatggagagagaaagcGGGGGCAGGGGGCGTAGCGTGGGTTGTGGGTTTTTGGATGGTGGCGATGGTGGTCTGCAGCCGTTGGATATCTCTAGCTACCAGAAGGCAGAGTTGCGGTCAGCGAGATATGACGTTCTGTTCTGGCCAATTGGTAAGGTGGTGGTTGCTGTCATATTCATTTGATTTATTATGTACATCACACTTTTTCGGATAAGATAATCTCCAAGCTTAGATCCTCTTCAGTCCACTTGATTGACTAGACGGGCCAATTTCGACCAATGGATGTTTCCAAGCTGATCAGTTTGATGATTGAAGTCGATCATGTTTAGAGCTCATTGAGAACTTCAATCACCCCAAAAATC
This genomic window contains:
- the LOC131334884 gene encoding folate-binding protein 1 isoform X2, with protein sequence MRSDCCAVLFLLTSLNVLVHVTFGKSDGVCISPGGRFPPFANQGKPPRKATKGPKDLTLCRVFSKKTCCDVTQTHPALLSIRRLALTGEASQECLQLWELLECSICDPGVGVQLGPPVICDTLCDRVYKACSNAYYSMDAKTQVLAPCGVGDFVCGRASEWTSNGTELCWAAGFSVKPSNDIEETSCYGGKASLDSIADSWRASKSGEPQNAESSGVWKDFQQWAREMPFSERVCWAVGGMVLTAGLFFTRRKSHNQRQKQAAIQRTARKLESKVSQKSPVIRGNRK
- the LOC131334884 gene encoding folate-binding protein 1 isoform X1, whose amino-acid sequence is MRSDCCAVLFLLTSLNVLVHVTFGKSDGVCISPGGRFPPFANQGKPPRKATKGPKDLTLCRVFSKKTCCDVTQTHPALLSIRRLALTGEASQECLQLWELLECSICDPGVGVQLGPPVICDTLCDRVYKACSNAYYSMDAKTQVLAPCGVGDFVCGRASEWTSNGTELCWAAGFSVKPSNDIEETSCYGGKASLDSIADSWRASKSGEPQNAESSGVWKDFQQWAREMPFSERVCWAVGGMVLTAGLFFTSRRKSHNQRQKQAAIQRTARKLESKVSQKSPVIRGNRK